aatactggtattattgtgaaaaagcgtggggcgctctgtgccatatttttcgtctatcgagcaacccagttagtttttttttaactattatttattttactatttgcGAAGCCTGCAAGATggtaataaaagtattttaataggGATTATACGAGACATGCAAATCATGACAGAACCTATTACATACCCACTTCACGACAATGATTCCGTGGGTACTACAGCTCCTTACTGTATTTTTGGCATGCTTGTGGCCAAtaggtataaaataataagtcctacattatattataactgtgttaatttaaaaaatatatatattaaaaactgtcATATAACAGTTAACACAGGATTAAGTATGGTTATGTTATTTATCACTAACTCGTGGAGTACTAACATGCCATAACTCACACTATATTGTGTATTAGTggactaaatattttaattaaaaaataaggtaCCTGCTAAATAAATCGAAATGTAATGTTTCTTACTTTCCTTTGATTATATTTGTGTTGTGATTATAGAATTAATCACTTCATCACATAAAAATAtggttataattaataaaatagccaaccaaagaaatatattatggcCAACGTTCACTATTAAACCAATGTCAACGATACTATACCGTGTACAAGAGTCACCGTCGTCATTAGGTGCTGATATGGTGAAATGTATTGTTATATGCTGGCAAAatactgaataaaaaaaataggccGTATACTTTGTTcataatggtaggggagcccaagaggggatttcgggatttactaaagcgcggcagattaatatatagggggataccttgtacccggttaagtacctgcacaaaatatgaggcccatatataaagccgcacgtgaaggagacaggatcagtttagtaaaaaaaaattgaccatcagaaattcccgagcgcgtcagattaaggtagggtgagttaattacatcctaaaaagtgtatattccactaatctgacaatttgagagtgacggaaaaaaaggggagggcaacaaagttgtaaaaaaaaaacgtcatctcgacattctcgagcgtagctaattttttttttattttgaaggaaataattcaagaataatgaaaaatatataatctgacgatttccgcaagccgaaataacaaaaattcgtcgataaagttaaatgcgtgcagctgcgtgatgcctacatttccttaaaccgatcggaatctactaaacggcgttctaaatatttccctcaaaattacatttcctgtgaatttgaaccgattcggaccgatagattttgagaaattttgaaaaatcttaaaaaaataagaaatatttttttttaaagtggtttctttattgatcaacttcaaaaactaatccgcctttgagcttgaaaaaccacgtcgatcgccaccaagctggtcaaaagcggttgattcgttcgagagatatcgtacacgaaagaaacccgaaaaagtgttttttcgggattactccgaaatttgtggttcgatcaattaaaattgcaaaattatttatgaggatgataaaactgcgtcgaatgccgccaaccgcgtgaaaattgcttgatccattcaaaagttattgcggtttgaaaattccaaaaatagtgttctatgaaacttctatcagactttcgagctgggagagctcaaatgcatagaaatgttatttctttgaactcagcgagctcaaaatatcaattttaagcgcccaggaatggaataagcgggaagttgcagggatggccctttaggtgaaccgtttttctatttttttttttggcagatcaggcgaatccctctagataatcgtcagattatgagacagtacgtttagaacataaagatgaaccacatatatcttaatctgacgcgcttgagtatttcaaaattgcgatttttttttgcaaattaagaaaatggctgtgggtttgcgtcccatcgaaatcgtcagattagtgaatgagagcttttttttggtgcacttaacactcccttagaaaatctgacgcgctcgataatttttttttttttttaattttcaacccttaaatacaaccacccgcatcatgcaaacgatcagattaacatacgtacattattaaaaatacgtagggcatagatgctatcaatatctgacgcgctcgaggatgtccatgcaacagtttttttttacatatttaactatctatagccgcttcccccaccgatgaaaaggaatttatcatttaacatttttttcttctttttatctaagctttgcatcccaataggtctctacgacgctcgagtaaatccccatttagcatcgtgggctcccctaccataaagtaaattataattgtaagaATTCTGCCCACTTTGTACCTGATGATATAGCTAACGCCATCTAGatgtcttttttattaaaaatgtaataacgaaagttttgacataaatatataCGCACAAGTCTTTACCATACTGTATAAAATGCGACGTTCATCAACGAGATGTCGCTGTAAGAAACACccacttaaaattttatcttataGAAAATGATTTAAGTACCTATTAGTAGACAAGAAAATTTTTACTTTCCCATATTTGAAAACTTGTAAACGTCGACATCAGTCtcttttttaacatattttattttaggcaGGTTCTCCAAGTCATTCTTTTGcttttctttttcataaaatattatattcctcttaagttttttattttataaactcaaACATGTTAAGTACTTTTTCTTTTTGCCTTTCATTGCACCTTTAATTGAATGTGCTCAGGTTACCGTAACATGGCAGCTCATATAACATTATTGTTTGCACTATACAATATCATGTGTGGACTGCTTTGGCAAGGGCACAATAACGCCAACAATTTCCTGTTCcacatatagaaaataaatgagagtattattttatcaaagttAGTACCCAAGTAACAATAGTATAAAAGCAGTCTGCTATTGTgaggataaaaataaattaaagacaTAATAACAAGCtcgttttacaattttattcatgtaaatttgcagatataattaatacaaattatggTCATGTAAACTGGGttcaatgttaaataatatatcaacTGGTTAAGGTCACTGTATCACGCTGCCTCTCATCTCCAAACATTGTAAATTTCTTTAAGCGACTTGTGtcattcaaatataaaaaggcAGTCTCGGAATTGTGGTATTACAAATAATGCCTTACTCTCTAATTCATAGTATGAGATTTTTGTGATAGTGATTAAGACAAACTTAAACTATGTGAAATATCTATCCAAATGGCTACAGTATACATGCATGACATTAGACATTCTCACATTACAGGTGGCTTTAGTGCATtactaaataaactaataatttactaaagGTTAATGCGATAATACCTATATTGTCTATCATCATACATCACAATTTTTACTACAGCTATctgtacaattatttattggtgTTATCTGAATGCCAATAATGCTCATCTTGTACAATGCACTATATTTGAGCAGCAGGTATTATATACAGTGCTACTAATATTAATCTCTTTATCAGCATTTACattgtacattattttatgGAATCAAGGACAGCTACCAATACAATCACAAACAAAACCATTCACAGacagatttataaataaacttttgatTAGAacagaaaacatttaaatactaaGGGTGTCATCACTACTGATTTCAtgaatactaaaattattcataCATCCAAGAGAGAGCTGCTCAGTTATCCTCAGATTCATTTTGTTCCTGTGGGGTTGTCTTCAACCACGGGTGTTGAAGACATTCATAGGCTGTAGCTCGCCGATTAGGATCAAAGTCTAACATAGGTTTTAAGAAATCAGCAAACTCCTCAGCATCATTTTGACTCCATTCATACTTTTCAGTTAGGACAGAGACTAATCCCCATGGCTTCAAGCCTGTTATATTTCTCAACTCTCCTTTTTTGTTGAAGAATATCTTTGAGTATTTTCCAGAAGCTGCAATTCGTTTAGGGATGTCTCCTAAAAGCTCTATTATGTGAGCTAGATGATCTTCATCACGGCTATACCCTTCTCCAGAGTGGGGTTCAAATAAGTAGTCTCCCGTTGCTAATTCAAATGCCATGCAAGCTGTACTCCAAATGTCAGCAGATGTTCCATAGCCAGCACTTAACAGGACTTCTAAAGAACGGTACTGTCTAGTTTGAATGTCTTCTGTAAAATGTCGGTGAACCCAACATGCATTACCTAGATCAGCAATTTTTACTTCAACTTCACAAATATCAAAGGCTGGATCTGGTCTTTTATCATCAGACGCCTTGTTTGGGATATTAAAAGACGGAGGGGTATCAGTCAATTCACCTTCTGACATTGGTGTTCCTGCATCATCACCACAACCATACTGTTTGCTTCTTACCTGAACAGCTTCAGCATCAGTGTCGAAAGCTTCTTCATCTGCTCTTTGTAGATCATTACAACCATTAACAGTAGACTCATTTTCAGATCTAGTCTCAAGAACACTAACATCCTCAAATGTTTGAGGTGAATCATCAATGTCTTGAGACATTGGAGCTGACTCACTATTATTGGGACCTTTCTTTTGCTCCTCGATctcttctatttgttccattTGCTTCTTTAATAGCATTGATTGCCGTTTCGcttttttctttaactttttctttttattcctACTCATTTTACCTGTAACAACCTGCTCTTGAAATTCCTTTGGTGCTGTACTAATCAGAGAATGAGGTAATCTGAGACCCAAGGAATGTAACTCAGTAGCTTCTGCTGCTAACTTTCGTATGTATGTTTCATCAACACACACTAAAACATTTTCAGGCTTAATATCAGTGTGAATTATCTTACATTTAGTATGAAGATAATCTAAGCCTTCTAAAACTTGATGTATAATGGTTTTTACATTTTCTCGAGGTATACCTCGATAATTAGACTTCAAAATCAACTTTAAAAGGTGATGACCTAGAACTTCAAACACCATACACACATGTGTACCATTTACAccagtaattttaaaatcatttagtaATTGAACAGTTTTATTCCTTTTGGGATCAGAAGGGTCACTGTCTCGGACAgctttaagtattttaatttcatctaGGGCAGTCTCGGTAAAATGCGGCGCTGATTTTACCACTTTTAAGGCGACGAACCGCTTATCCACGAGATCCCAACACAGCCACACAGTAGAAAAATGACCCCATCCTAGCTTTCGAGTGACGTGGTATCGGTTAAGGAATAAGTCTCCGATTTTGACAGGATGATAACCACCCTTGCAGTAGTCTGCACTGTCCTCCTGCTCCTCGTCATCACTTGCGTACTGCTCGTCGTCATCTTCTTCGATAGTTTCATTGGAAGAACTATGTGTCGGTTCGAGACGATTCTGAGTTTGATTGCGCAGCCCGTTTCCTTGTACACCAGCGCCGTGCTCCTCCTCTCGGTTTTTCTTTTTGCCTAATTTATGACGTTTCTTTTTCGCCTGAATGGCGAGAACCCTCCTATTTACATCTGATTTAGAACTCATTTAGCAAATTACAACACTTTTAACCAGTTGCGATATAAGTAAATTTATCGTTTCATCTCAACCTTTTTGTTTGAGTATGGCGGCCGGTTGCAGACAGAACAAAACGCGCTCGCACAAGAAAATTACGAGTGTTACCAACGTTAGATTAGAGTGTTCAAAGGGAGTTGGT
This Pieris napi chromosome 16, ilPieNapi1.2, whole genome shotgun sequence DNA region includes the following protein-coding sequences:
- the LOC125057578 gene encoding SRSF protein kinase 2, with the translated sequence MSSKSDVNRRVLAIQAKKKRHKLGKKKNREEEHGAGVQGNGLRNQTQNRLEPTHSSSNETIEEDDDEQYASDDEEQEDSADYCKGGYHPVKIGDLFLNRYHVTRKLGWGHFSTVWLCWDLVDKRFVALKVVKSAPHFTETALDEIKILKAVRDSDPSDPKRNKTVQLLNDFKITGVNGTHVCMVFEVLGHHLLKLILKSNYRGIPRENVKTIIHQVLEGLDYLHTKCKIIHTDIKPENVLVCVDETYIRKLAAEATELHSLGLRLPHSLISTAPKEFQEQVVTGKMSRNKKKKLKKKAKRQSMLLKKQMEQIEEIEEQKKGPNNSESAPMSQDIDDSPQTFEDVSVLETRSENESTVNGCNDLQRADEEAFDTDAEAVQVRSKQYGCGDDAGTPMSEGELTDTPPSFNIPNKASDDKRPDPAFDICEVEVKIADLGNACWVHRHFTEDIQTRQYRSLEVLLSAGYGTSADIWSTACMAFELATGDYLFEPHSGEGYSRDEDHLAHIIELLGDIPKRIAASGKYSKIFFNKKGELRNITGLKPWGLVSVLTEKYEWSQNDAEEFADFLKPMLDFDPNRRATAYECLQHPWLKTTPQEQNESEDN